One Setaria viridis chromosome 7, Setaria_viridis_v4.0, whole genome shotgun sequence genomic region harbors:
- the LOC117863448 gene encoding uncharacterized protein, with translation MAQSEIPPFRDWETTGNTKDARKNKKTGIPAQQNDPRRNPEPPRKSPLHPTAYKTDPQNQGPRNPTHRPRPETDHQRHSDHPTHRESAPRRHTNPQREQGGNAGAPRSPYRTAAGSASPMQPSNQSKPKHRSTGMQTPERRASSEGYGQHTPGRSRMKPSDRSYEPEEEVAVPPFGEWDDANAASGEKYTGIFNRVRDDRLSPNTSARQPSTSRAEENKAQQKCFCCIL, from the exons ATGGCG CAATCTGAAATTCCTCCATTTAGGGACTGGGAAACCACTGGAAACACCAAAGATGCACGTAAGAACAAGAAAACAGgaattcctgctcaacaaaaTGATCCAAGACGGAACCCTGAACCTCCTCGTAAGTCACCTTTGCACCCAACGGCCTACAAAACCGATCCTCAAAACCAAGGTCCAAGGAATCCAACACATCGACCCAGACCTGAAACTGATCACCAACGACACTCCGACCACCCTACTCACCGTGAGTCTGCTCCACGAAGACATACAAATCCTCAGCGAGAACAAGGGGGCAATGCTGGTGCACCAAGAAGCCCCTACAGAACAGCTGCTGGATCTGCTTCACCAATGCAGCCAAGCAACCAATCAAAGCCGAAGCACAGGTCGACTGGAATGCAGACTCCAGAAAGGAGGGCATCTTCAGAAGGGTACGGCCAGCATACCCCTGGAAGGAGCAGGATGAAGCCGAGTGACCGAAGCTATGAG CCTGAAGAGGAAGTGGCGGTACCACCATTTGGTGAATGGGATGATGCAAATGCAGCATCAGGTGAAAAGTACACTGGTATCTTCAACAGGGTGAGGGACGATAGGTTATCACCTAACACTTCTGCTAGGCAACCATCCACTTCCCGTGCAGAGGAGAATAAGGCGCAACAG AAATGTTTTTGCTGCATACTTTGA
- the LOC117863445 gene encoding violaxanthin de-epoxidase, chloroplastic encodes MMSRHCANRVFPPGGSNILHGPKSRARAATGRHSAVRFRRCCVRANFWRSDHLPLKVTPSEIIEVLQASDVFGSVKKWSRLQLVTMTGLVACVVLVVPSADAVDALKTCTCLLKECRIELAKCIANPSCAANVACLNTCNNRPDETECQIKCGDLFENSVVDEFNECAVSRKKCVPRKSDVGEFPVPDPSALVKNFNMADFNGKWYISSGLNPTFDTFDCQLHEFHVEGDKLIANITWRIRTPDSGFFTRSTVQRFVQDPSQPGILYNHDNEFLHYQDDWYIISSKVENKDDDYIFVYYRGRNDAWDGYGGSVLYTRSKTVPETIIPELEKAAKSVGRDFSTFIRTDNTCGPEPPLVERIEKTVEEGEKTIIKEVKEIEGEIEEEVEELEKEEVTLFQKLAEGLIEVKQDLMNFLQGLSKEEMELLDQMNMEATEVEKVFSRSLPLRKLR; translated from the exons ATGATGTCGCGGCACTGCGCGAATCGCGTCTTTCCACCCGGAGGTTCCAACATCCTCCATGGTCCAAAATCTAGAGCTAGAGCAGCCACTGGGCGCCACAGCGCCGTCAGATTCAGGCGGTGCTGCGTGAGAGCTAACTTTTGGAGGAGTGATCACCTCCCTCTCAAGGTTACCCCGTCAGAG ATTATTGAGGTGCTGCAAGCGTCAGATGTTTTCGGCAGCGTCAAGAAATGGAGCAGGTTGCAGCTTGTCACCATGACAGGGTTGGTGGCATGTGTAGTTCTGGTAGTCCCTTCTGCCGACGCGGTGGACGCTCTCAAGACATGCACTTGCCTGCTAAAGGAATGCAG AATAGAGCTGGCCAAATGCATTGCCAACCCTTCTTGTGCAGCGAACGTAGCATGCTTGAACACATGCAATAATCgacctgacgaaactgaatgccAG ATCAAGTGCGGAGACCTGTTCGAGAACAGCGTAGTTGATGAATTCAATGAATGTGCTGTTTCACGCAAGAAATGTGTCCCAAGAAAGTCTGATGTCGGCGAGTTCCCAGTCCCCGATCCATCTGCCCTTGTTAAGAACTTCAATATGGCAGATTTTAATGGCAAATGGTACATTTCAAGTGGACTGAACCCAACATTTGACACATTTGATTGCCAGCTTCATGAGTTCCATGTTGAGGGAGACAAACTAATCGCAAACATAACATGGAGAATCCGCACTCCCGACTCTGGTTTCTTCACCCGGTCGACTGTGCAGCGGTTTGTGCAGGACCCTTCACAACCCGGCATACTCTACAACCATGACAATGAGTTCCTGCACTATCAAGATGATTG GTACATTATCTCATCCAAGGTTGAGAACAAGGATGATGACTACATATTTGTATACTACCGTGGTAGAAATGACGCATGGGATGGTTATGGTGGTTCTGTTTTGTACACAAGAAGTAAAACTGTCCCTGAAACAATAATACCTGAGCTGGAAAAGGCTGCGAAAAGTGTAGGTCGGGACTTCTCAACGTTCATCAGGACTGACAACACCTGTGGTCCTGAGCCTCCTCTTGTGGAGAGAATCGAGAAGACTGTGGAGGAAGGAGAGAAAACCATCATCAAGGAGGTGAAGGAAATTGAGGGAGAGATtgaggaggaggtcgaggaactggagaaggaggaggtgaCACTGTTTCAGAAGCTGGCAGAAGGTCTCATCGAGGTGAAACAGGACCTGATGAACTTCTTGCAAGGGCTGAGCAAGGAAGAGATGGAGCTGTTGGATCAGATGAACATGGAAGCAACTGAAGTGGAGAAAGTCTTCAGCCGTTCACTGCCCCTGAGGAAACTAAGGTAG
- the LOC117863446 gene encoding uncharacterized protein: MAEAGALAPAQVPEEAPLDAAAIRSRVEQLSLKRRRRGVEEEAEVADAEVALGLDSAYQVAEEGMDVLDSSTTAISIDDLDAYLERLRKEVSLADEGNRKVSDEIGVTAETTTNDMIRLDVDSEVLESLLSKLESKGFNHFEASPAPGQSDSSSTDSCRNQSIADKDCIYEVLELDQQIGKSKMNLKMLQSLQSVDEMWQLKSMLLPFEAKVLDFKDNSLRMFLKAPTLMSGCVIYGQKLDCAIDSFVSDHELLIEVDEGNMEPKNVKIFPDDVCIDILIEKLESSREVISSPSLGWLIQQCQRCFIINALRRSLVNDANNSRHSFEYFDKEEAIVAHLDRGIDASIKISSDWPLCSYGLKLISLRNSGTHPTNMASSLLSKTKELANGLDLHIRQHLLRFVDAVEEILIRELRSG, translated from the exons atggcggaggcgggagcCCTAGCCCCGGCGCAGGTCCCGGAGGAGGCGCCCCTCGACGCGGCCGCGATCAGGAG CCGGGTGGAGCAGCTCTCTctgaagcggcggcggcggggagtggaggaggaggcggaggtagCCGACGCGGAGGTAGCGCTGGGTTTGGACTCCGCCTACCAG GTGGCTGAGGAAGGGATGGATGTGCTGGATTCGAGCACCACCGCAATTTCAATTGATGATTTGG ATGCATACCTAGAACGGTTGAGAAAGGAGGTATCCTTGGCAGACGAAGGGAACAGGAAGGTATCTGATGAAATTGGTGTCACTGCAGAGACAACAACCAATG ATATGATTCGGCTGGATGTTGATAGTGAAGTTTTGGAGTCTTTGTTGTCAAAGCTTGAATCAAAG GGTTTCAACCATTTTGAAGCAAGCCCTGCTCCAGGGCAGTCAGACTCAAGCTCAACTGATTCTTGTAGAAATCAAAGCATTGCTGACAAGGATTGCATATATGAG GTTTTGGAACTTGATCAGCAAATAGGAAAAAGTAAGATGAACCTTAAAATGTTACAAAGTCTACAAAG TGTTGATGAAATGTGGCAACTTAAATCTATGTTATTGCCATTTGAAGCAAAGGTCTTAGACTTTAAAGACAACAGTCTCAGGATGTTCCTGAAGGCACCTACATTGATGTCAGGCTGTGTAATTTATGGACAAAAATTGGATTGTGCTATTGATTCGTTTGTCTCAGACCATGAGCTGCTGATAGAAGTTGATGAAGGAAATATGGAACCAAAGAACGTAAAG ATTTTTCCTGATGATGTGTGCATAGACATACTGATTGAGAAGCTTGAGTCCTCCAG AGAGGTCATTTCTTCTCCATCCTTGGGATGGCTTATTCAGCAATGCCAACGCTGCTTTATAATCAACGCTCTAAGACGATCATTAGTGAATGATGCTAATAATTCCAG GCATTCTTTTGAGTACTTCGATAAAGAGGAGGCAATCGTAGCTCACTTGGATCGTGGAATCGATGCCTCCATCAAGATATCTTCTGATTGGCCACTTTGTTCATATGGTCTGAAGTTAATTTCACTCCGCAATTCAGGGACCCATCCCACAAATATGGCTTCAAGTCTGCTTTCCAAGACCAAG GAACTGGCCAACGGATTGGATCTGCACATTCGCCAACATCTTCTAAGGTTTGTGGATGCCGTTGAAGAGATTCTTATTCGAGAGCTGCGGTCTGGTTAG
- the LOC117863447 gene encoding stearoyl-[acyl-carrier-protein] 9-desaturase 5, chloroplastic: MALRASPVSHVAAPMPPCGGRGRRRASGAVVTMASTINRVKTVKEAYTPPREVHRQVTHSLPAQKKEIFDSLQPWAKDNLLNLLKPVEKSWQPQDFLPEPSSDGFYDEVKELRERAKEIPDEYFVCLVGDMVTEEALPTYQTMLNTLDGVRDETGASPTTWAVWTRAWTAEENRHGDLLNKYMYLTGRVDMKQIEKTIQYLIGSGMDPGTENNPYLGFLYTSFQERATFISHGNTARHAKEYGDLKLAQICGTIAADEKRHETAYTKIVEKLFEIDPDYTVLAFADMMRKKITMPAHLMYDGKDKDLFEHFGAVAQRLGVYTAKDYADILEFLVQRWKVADLTGLSGEGRRAQDFVCTLAPRIRRLDERAQARAKQAPVIPFSWIYDRKVQL, from the exons ATGGCGTTGAGGGCGTCTCCCGTGTCGCACGTGGCGGCGCCGATGCCGCCGTGCGGCGggcggggaaggaggagggcgAGCGGGGCGGTGGTGACCATGGCGTCCACCATCAACAG GGTCAAAACTGTCAAAGAAGCCTATACTCCACCACGGGAGGTGCATCGCCAAGTTACCCATTCACTACCAGCCCAAAAGAAGGAAATTTTTGATTCACTTCAACCTTGGGCCAAGGATAACTTATTGAACCTCCTGAAGCCGGTTGAGAAGTCATGGCAGCCACAAGACTTCCTACCAGAGCCTTCTTCTGATGGGTTTTATGATGAAGTTAAAGAACTGAGGGAGCGGGCAAAGGAAATACCTGATGAGTATTTCGTTTGTTTAGTTGGTGACATGGTTACCGAGGAAGCATTACCTACCTATCAAACAATGCTCAACACCCTTGATGGAGTTCGAGATGAAACTGGTGCAAGTCCAACCACCTGGGCGGTTTGGACAAGGGCATGGACAGCTGAAGAGAACAGGCATGGTGATCTCCTTAATAAGTACATGTACCTTACTGGACGGGTTGACATGAAACAAATTGAGAAGACCATACAGTATCTGATTGGTTCTGGAATG GATCCAGGAACTGAGAACAATCCCTACTTGGGTTTCCTTTACACGTCATTCCAAGAGAGAGCAACATTTATATCTCATGGCAATACAGCAAGGCATGCCAAGGAGTATGGTGATCTCAAGCTGGCTCAGATATGTGGCACAATAGCAGCTGATGAAAAGCGCCACGAGACAGCCTACACTAAGATAGTCGAGAAGCTCTTTGAGATCGATCCTGACTACACAGTGCTGGCGTTTGCGGAcatgatgaggaagaagattACAATGCCTGCTCATCTCATGTACGATGGCAAGGACAAGGACTTGTTTGAGCACTTTGGTGCAGTGGCGCAGAGGCTGGGCGTCTACACCGCTAAAGACTATGCCGACATCCTTGAGTTCTTGGTTCAGAGGTGGAAAGTTGCGGATCTAACTGGGCTATCTGGAGAAGGGAGGAGGGCGCAGGACTTTGTCTGTACCTTGGCACCAAGAATCAGGAGGTTGGATGAGAGAGCTCAAGCAAGGGCGAAGCAGGCACCGGTTATTCCTTTCAGTTGGATTTATGACCGCAAGGTGCAACTTTAA